From one Triticum urartu cultivar G1812 chromosome 3, Tu2.1, whole genome shotgun sequence genomic stretch:
- the LOC125548624 gene encoding potassium channel KAT3-like, with the protein MARSSRARTGSRVTRCFPCYDGDRTGDFSGCNVPNDLLPSLGATAAAQPTSGKYLVSPYGRRYRVWETFLILLVVYSAWICPLEFAFLRHLPRAPFVVDDVVNGFFAVDILLTFFVPYVDNRSYLVVDDPKKIALRYLSTWFIFDVCSTVPFRSITRLFTRHEHSLGLKFLNVLRLWRLRRVSSLFARLEKDIRFNYAVIRCTKLISVTLFAVHCAGCINYLIADRYPDPARTWIGAAHPDFREDGLWVRYVTCLYWSITTMTTTGYGDLHAQNAREMLFGISYMLFNLWLTAYLIGNMTNLVVHSTSRTRDFRDMVQAATEFAARNQLPRQIEEQMLNHICLRFKAEGLKQQDTLDILPKAMRSSISLYLFFPVVQGAYLFRGVSPSFIQQLVTEMVAEYYAPKEDIILQNEYPSDLHLLVTGEVDIVAFLDGTEQVYGKATEGGLLGEIGVLCNKPQPFTFRTAKLSQVLRISRPKLMDIIQENAEDGEIIRINLEQVNV; encoded by the exons ATGGCACGTTCTTCCCGCGCTCGCACGGGGTCACGGGTGACGCGGTGCTTCCCATGCTACGACGGCGACAGGACCGGCGACTTCAGCGGCTGCAACGTCCCCAACGATCTCCTCCCGTCGCTcggcgccaccgccgccgcgcaGCCGACCTCCGGCAAGTACCTCGTCTCGCCTTACGGCCGGCGCTACAG GGTGTGGGAGACGTTCCTGATCCTGCTGGTGGTGTACTCGGCGTGGATATGCCCGCTGGAGTTCGCGTTCCTGAGGCACCTGCCCCGCGCGCCTTTTGTCGTGGACGATGTCGTCAACGGCTTCTTCGCGGTCGACATCCTGCTCACTTTCTTCGTGCCCTATGTCGACAACAGGTCTTACCTTGTCGTCGATGATCCGAAGAAGATCGCACTCAG GTATCTGTCGACCTGGTTCATCTTTGACGTTTGCTCCACGGTTCCATTCCGCTCCATCACCCGCCTCTTCACCAGGCACGAGCACAGCCTCGGCCTCAAGTTCCTCAATGTGCTTCGCCTCTGGCGGCTGCGCAGAGTCAGCTCCTTGTTTGCAAG GCTTGAGAAGGACATCCGTTTCAACTACGCCGTGATACGCTGCACAAAGCTCATCTCG GTGACCCTGTTCGCGGTGCACTGCGCCGGGTGCATCAACTACCTGATCGCGGACAGGTACCCGGACCCGGCGAGGACTTGGATAGGCGCGGCGCACCCGGACTTCAGGGAGGACGGGCTGTGGGTGCGGTACGTCACGTGCCTCTACTGGTCCATCACCACCATGACCACCACCGGCTACGGCGACCTGCACGCCCAGAACGCCAGGGAGATGCTCTTCGGCATCTCCTACATGCTCTTCAACCTCTGGCTCACCGCCTACCTCATCGGCAACATGACCAACCTCGTCGTCCACAGCACCAGCCGCACCAGAGACTTC AGGGACATGGTTCAGGCTGCCACGGAGTTCGCGGCGAGGAACCAGCTGCCGCGGCAGATAGAGGAGCAGATGCTGAACCACATATGCCTGAGGTTCAAGGCAGAGGGGCTCAAGCAGCAGGACACACTGGACATCCTCCCCAAGGCGATGAGATCCAGCATATCGCTCTATCTCTTCTTCCCGGTGGTTCAGGGCGCCTACCTGTTCAGGGGAGTCTCCCCAAGCTTCATCCAGCAACTG GTAACGGAGATGGTGGCCGAGTACTACGCCCCGAAGGAGGACATCATACTGCAGAACGAGTACCCATCGGACCTACACCTTCTTGTGACCGGAGAAGTG GATATTGTGGCGTTCCTAGATGGGACAGAGCAG GTTTATGGAAAAGCGACTGAGGGAGGACTGCTAGGGGAGATCGGGGTACTGTGCAACAAGCCACAGCCGTTCACTTTCCGGACAGCCAAGCTATCTCAGGTTCTAAGGATCAGTAGGCCCAAGCTGATGGATATCATCCAGGAAAATGCAGAAGATGGCGAGATCATCAGGATCAATCTTGAGCAAGTAAACGTCTAA